The following coding sequences lie in one Arachis hypogaea cultivar Tifrunner chromosome 9, arahy.Tifrunner.gnm2.J5K5, whole genome shotgun sequence genomic window:
- the LOC112709181 gene encoding uncharacterized protein has translation MADVPPPSLSELMRMVAELQQVNQRMADENQIMAAQIAELNHARIEHDDAHQAEDEEHQSQPTHVLETARNEGQQPEDEKEESEDAVGPFTEEVMNFELPKRFTLPLTLTPYDGLGDPKKFIKKFRSIMIVNGASDTVLCRCFPNYLDGPALDWLCALPAGSISRFHQLAKLFEEHFAGSAIYLHDSDYLNTIKQGPNESLKDYMTRFTKVAISIPDLHPEVHLHAIKSSLRPGKFQETIAVAKPKTLAEFREKAKGQIDIEELRQARKSDKSHFREEEKSSPIKKSFKLTPRFDSYTQFNTKREDIIKEILNSKLIKPPRKAGTYQDTKNVDKSKYCTFHQKHGHNTDDCVVAKDLLERLARQGHLDKYIGGHIQKHGPSSTTNDVSEQHRGREKSSSSQYERPRGIINCISGGYASGGYSNSARKRSFRAICSVDRPKQDVTITNAQPEVTFTHADFNSNLQNLDDPVVVTLQLGDLLVKKVLLDPGSSADVLFYSTFQKMKLSDNMLQSTGGDLVGFSGERVPVLGSVWLQTTLGEQPLSKTNDIQYLVVDCFSPYNIILGRPFLNKFGAIVSTVHLCVKFPLQDHQVVTIHGDHKEARQCYNISMKFKNRSTKQVNNVGLNQNEHTLAELDPRADFLDRPKPSDDLQKVYFNNDANKFTYVGNSLNASELQAITTFLQEHADLFAWTPSDMPGIDPYIISHRLATNSSIRPVQQKKRKLGEEKKRASLEETQKLINAEFIKEIRFTTWLANVVMIMMHSSDQNKTAFITDLGNYCYKVMPFGLKNAGATYQRLMDRMFAKQIGRNIEVYVDDMIAKTKVGENHISDLTEIFGQIRQGIEANPDKCRAVLDMASPKTVKEVQRLTGRLAAHSRFVPCLASTSIPFFQTIKKKNKFEWNDDCERAFSKLKTTLSQPPILQKPLQGEDLFLYLSVTDWAISSALVTERNNVQHPVYFVSKTLQHAELNYPRIEKLALALIFSVRRLRPYFQSHVIHVRTNQPLRQVLHKPKLAGRLIKWAVELSEFDIRYQSRGPIKSQFLADFIAELTIPSEDDHAKQWILYVDGSSNNGGCGAGIRLEADDGLILEHSIHFGFKASNNQSEYEALLAGIRLCLDLQISTIKVYCDSLLVVQQVNDLFQVKDPLLSKYLSLVKKLTKRFSKFEIEHIPREQNQRADILSKLGSTQSELSTLQQFTITSPTMTLTNVLSVSQITDWRNDFIHYLQTGNIPEGVQNDKRFRWQASFFTLLNGTLYRRGYTRPLLKCLNKSEADIALAEAHEGICGTHTGARSLTSKILRVGFFWPTMKQDSNKRSGHATIANDMHP, from the exons ATGGCAGACGTACCGCCTCCTTCATTGTCCGAACTCATGCGAATGGTAGCCGAACTGCAACAAGTTAATCAACGAATGGCTGACGAGAACCAAATAATGGCTGCTCAAATTGCCGAACTAAATCATGCTCGGATTGAACATGACGACGCTCATCAGGCGGAAGACGAGGAGCATCAGTCCCAACCGACTCATGTTTTAGAAACCGCTCGGAATGAAGGGCAGCAGCCAGAAGACGAGAAAGAAGAGTCCGAGGACGCTGTAGGCCCCTTTACAGAAGAAGTAATGAACTTCGAACTGCCGAAGAGGTTCACTCTGCCGTTGACCCTCACGCCTTACGATGGACTCGGAGACCCGAAGAAGTTCATAAAGAAATTCCGATCAATAATGATCGTTAATGGTGCATCAGATACAGTTTTATGTCGATGTTTCCCGAATTatttagacggtcctgcacttgattggttgtgTGCTTTGCCTGCAGGTTCCATTTCACGCTTTCACCAGTTGGCGAAGTTATTTGAAGAACATTTTGCCGGATCTGCAATTTACCTACACGACTCCGATTACCTGAACACTATCAAGCAAGGACCAAATGAAAGCTTAAAAGACTATATGACTCGCTTCACCAAGGTCGCAATCAGTATACCAGATCTCCACCCCGAGGTCCATCTGCACGCAATTAAAAGCAGCCTCCGACCCGGGAAGTTCCAGGAGACGATCGCGGTAGCAAAGCCGAAGACTCTAGCAGAATTTAGAGAGAAAGCCAAGGGACAAAttgacattgaggagctcagaCAAGCTCGGAAGTCCGACAAGTCACACTTCCGCGAAGAAGAGAAGAGCTCACCCATTAAGAAAAGTTTTAAGCTAACACCTCGATTTGATTCTTATACGCAGTTTAATACCAAGAGGGAAGACATAATCAAGGAAATCTTGAACTCCAAATTAATcaagccaccaagaaaggcaggCACATACCAAGATACAAAAAACGTCGACAAATCAAAGTACTGCACTTTCCACCAGAAACATGGCCACAATACCGATGATTGTGTGGTCGCCAAAGATCTTTTGGAGAGACTAGCAAGACAAGGACACCTcgacaaatacattggtggtcaCATCCAAAAACACGGTCCGAGTTCCACAACAAACGATGTCTCTGAACAACACCGAGGAAGAGAAAAGTCATCTTCAAGCCAATACGAAAGACCGCGAGGTATAATCAATTGTATTTCAGGGGGATACGCAAGTGGAGGATACTCAAACTCGGCAAGGAAAAGATCATTCAGAGCAATATGCTCGGTAGATAGACCAAAACAGGATGTAACCATCACTAATGCACAACCAGAAGTCACTTTCACACATGCCGACTTTAACTCCAATTTACAAAATTTGGACGACCCTGTGGTAGTCACCCTACAGTTAGGAGATCTATTGGTAAAGAAAGTTCTCCTAGATCCTGGAAGCAGTGCCGATGTTTTGTTTTACTCCACATTCCAAAAGATGAAGCTCAGCGACAACATGCTACAATCCACAGGAGGAGATTTGGTCGGCTTCTCAGGAGAACGGGTTCCAGTACTCGGgtcagtgtggttacaaaccacactgggtGAGCAACCTCTTTCCAAAACTAATGATATTCAATATTTAGTAGTTGATTGTTTCAGTCCATATAACATTATCCTCGGCCGACCGTTTTTGAATAAGTTCGGCGCTATTGTATCTACAGTTCATCTCTGTGTGAAGTTTCCATTGCAGGATCACCAGGTTGTCACAATCCACGGTGACCATAAAGAAGCACGACAATGTTACAACATCAGCATGAAATTCAAAAATCGTTCAACAAAACAAGTCAACAACGTCGGCCTGAACCAAAATGAGCACACGCTAGCCGAATTGGACCCAAGAGCAGATTTCCTCGATCGCCCAAAACCCTCCGATGACTTACAAAAAGTGTATTTCAACAATGACGCTAATAAATTCACGTATGTTGGTAACTCACTCAATGCATCTGAGTTGCAGGCTATAACAACTTTCCTGCAAGAACACGCCGACCTTTTTGCATGGACGCCATCAGACATGCCCGGAATAGATCCATATATCATCAGTCACAGGCTGGCAACAAACTCGTCGATCCGACCAGTGCAACAGAAGAAACGTAAACTCGGCGAAGAGAAAAAGAGAGCATCACTGGAAGAAACACAAAAGCTCATCAACGCCGAATTTATCAAAGAGATCCGATTCACCACTTGGTTAGCcaatgtggtaatg ATAATGATGCACTCTTCTGATCAAAATAAAACAGCTTTTATCACTGATTTGGGTAACTATTGTTATAAagttatgccatttggattaaagaaCGCAGGTGCAACTTATCAACGCCTCATGGATAGGATGTTCGCCAAACAAATCGGCAGGAATATCGAAGTCTATGTCGATGATATGATAGCCAAAACAAAAGTCGGAGAGAACCACATCAGCGACCTCACAGAAATCTTCGGCCAGATCCGCCA GGGAATAgaggcaaatccagacaaatgccgaGCAGTGCTGGACATGGCCAGCCCCAAAACAGTAAAAGAAGTTCAGCGCCTTACAGGGCGACTCGCTGCACATTCCAGATTTGTTCCTTGCCTTGCCTCAACTTCCATTCCCTTTTtccaaacaattaaaaagaaaaataaattcgaATGGAACGACGATTGTGAGAGagcattttcaaaattaaaaacaacactCTCACAACCGCCGATTTTACAAAAACCCCTACAGGGGGaagatttatttttatatctatcAGTTACTGATTGGGCGATAAGCTCGGCCCTTGTTACAGAGAGAAACAACGTTCAGCATCCAGTATACTTTGTCAGTAAGACCCTCCAACATGCAGAGCTCAACTATCCAAGGATTGAGAAGCTCGCACTAGCACTAATATTCTCGGTGCGGCGCCTCAGACCTTACTTCCAGAGTCACGTTATCCACGTCCGAACCAATCAGCCATTAAGACAGGTGTTACACAAGCCAAAACTTGCAGGCCGACTCATAAAATGGGCAGTCGAACTATCCGAATTCGACATCAGATACCAATCCCGAGGACCGATCAAGTCACAATTCCTGGCGGATTTCATCGCCGAGCTTACAATCCCATCCGAAGATGATCATGCAAAACAGTGGATCCTATATGTCGACGGATCTTCAAATAACGGAGGCTGTGGTGCAGGAATTCGTCTGGAGGCCGACGATGGACTCATATTGGAACACTCAATACACTTCGGTTTTAAAGCAAGCAACAACCAATCCGAGTATGAAGCACTACTCGCCGGAATCCGACTCTGTTTAGACCTTCAAATTTCGACAATCAAGGTATACTGTGATTCATTGTTAGTCGTGCAGCAGGTAAACGACCTTTTTCAAGTAAAAGATCCCCTACTCTCTAAATACTTGTCATTAGTGAAAAAGTTAACAAAAAGATTTTCCAAGTTTGAAATAGAACATATACCACGTGAACAAAACCAAAGAGCGGATATCTTATCTAAGCTCGGAAGTACACAGTCCGAGCTATCCACACTACAACAGTTCACAATAACATCACCCACTATGACTCTGACAAATGTGTTGAGTGTCTCACAAATAACAGATTGGAGGAACGACTTTATCCACTATTTACAAACAGGTAATATACCAGAAGGGGTCCAGAACGATAAAAGGTTCCGATGGCAAGCATCTTTCTTCACATTACTCAACGGAACACTATATCGACGAGGTTATACTCGGCCTCTACTCAAATGTCTCAACAAGTCAGAAGCCGACATAGCTTTAGCAGAAGCACATGAAGGAATCTGTGGCACCCATACGGGAGCTCGGAGTTTAACATCCAAGATCCTCAGAGTCGGATTCTTCTGGCCGACTATGAAACAGGATAGCAACAAAAGATCAGGTCATGCAACAATTGCCAACGACATGCACCCCTGA